The following are encoded together in the Culex pipiens pallens isolate TS chromosome 1, TS_CPP_V2, whole genome shotgun sequence genome:
- the LOC120430171 gene encoding fibroblast growth factor receptor-like 1 has protein sequence MITSCNWFVVLTTIAVLHCFLLTVVNSSRTSTPHSNNEILKLTQCPAGSEARLRCGIKDYHTDHMNASDVQWFFKPCGEGINRTSCHNRDQLDHITWHPVDCEGKRCRVTLSIRNASEADSGLYRCSIHPYRTDNQTQLDIQLIRIFQLDVIKSILDESVAAPELLDNLPANTTALLDSHVVLQCRVHSKVHPTIKWFRRLNVDNLLEDHNFNQNKSIRYLENSYELVPSSGERLLSADIYLSKLILYNVSGRDVGIYVCVGINYGGVNTADAYVSVVHANGTPVSTGTTSVVDLLVLFLIPLGLALIPLAVWVCFLVTRRCNARDKEVVSLPADPRSTESMALERRTPVRSISNSTKGRHARNLSYEGSHVYEKINMI, from the exons ATGATCACATCGTGCAACTGGTTCGTTGTTCTCACCACCATTGCAGTTCTTCATTGCTTCCTCTTAACCGTGGTTAATAGTTCACGGACCTCCACACCTCACAGTAACAACGAAA TTCTCAAGCTGACACAATGTCCAGCAGGCTCCGAGGCTCGTCTGCGATGTGGGATCAAAGACTACCACACCGATCACATGAACGCCTCCGATGTGCAGTGGTTCTTCAAG CCCTGTGGCGAAGGAATCAACCGCACCTCGTGCCACAACCGTGACCAACTTGATCATATCACGTGGCATCCGGTGGACTGCGAGGGCAAACGATGCCGCGTCACCCTGTCGATCAGGAACGCTTCCGAAGCCGATTCGGGGCTTTACCGGTGCAGCATTCATCCCTACCGGACGGACAATCAAACGCAGCTGGACATTCAGTTGATACGGATATTTCAGCTTGATGTGATCA AATCCATCCTGGACGAATCCGTTGCCGCCCCAGAGTTACTGGACAACCTTCCTGCCAACACGACCGCCCTGCTGGACTCGCACGTGGTGCTGCAGTGCCGCGTTCACAGCAAGGTTCATCCCACGATCAAGTGGTTCCGCCGGCTAAACGTGGACAACCTCCTCGAAGATCACAACTTCAACCAGAACAAGTCGATCCGGTACCTGGAGAACTCGTACGAGCTGGTCCCATCGTCCGGCGAGCGACTCCTCTCCGCCGACATCTACCTCAGCAAGCTGATCCTGTACAACGTGTCCGGCCGGGACGTCGGCATCTACGTGTGCGTCGGCATCAACTACGGCGGGGTCAATACAGCGGATGCGTACGTTAGCGTGGTCCACGCCAACGGAACGCCGGTGAGCACCGGAACGACCAGCGTGGTAGATCTGCTGGTGCTGTTTTTGATTCCCCTAGGGCTTGCCCTAATCCCGCTGGCCGTATGGGTTTGCTTTCTGGTGACGAGACGATGTAATGCTCGTGACAAAGAGGTTGTGAGTTTACCTGCGGATCCTAGGTCTACCGAGAGCATGGCTCTAGAGCGTAGGACACCCGTGAGAAGCATCTCTAACAGTACCAAAGGAAGGCACGCCCGGAACCTTAGCTACGAGGGTTCACACGTGTACGAGAAAATCAATATGATTTAG